The Acidimicrobiales bacterium nucleotide sequence CGCCATCCGCCCGGTGCGTGGCCGGGGGCTCCTGGGTGGCCGCTCCGCAAGTGGACAAGGTTGCGCCGCCCCCCACGCACACCCACGGTGTTCTCCGTCCCCTTACGGTGCAGTCCAAGCGTCAGGACTGGACAGCGTTGGGCCGGCCTCAGGACACAGTGGTGTTCTCCGTCCCCTTACGGTCCAGTCCAAGCGTCACGACTGGACACGGTTCCCCCGTGGCCGTACCGCGACGTTGTGCCCGCCCTGGGGCCGGGCGGGCGCCGGCTAGACGCTTTCGGTCTCGGCGGGCTGGGCGGGCGCGCCGGCACGCGTGCGTGAGGAGCGGCGGAGCTCGATTACCACGGGGATGACCGAGATGACCGCAACCGCCACGGCGATCGGGATGAGGTAGTGGTCGAGGTTGTGGACCGACTGGCCGACGCCGTAGGCGGCCAGCGTGACCCCGACGGTCCAGACCAGGCCGCCGGTGACCTGCCAGAAGGTGAACCGGCGCGCCGGCATCTCGAGGATCCCTGCCAGCGGGTTCATCAAGGTGCGCACGCCCGGGACGAACCGCGCCAGTACGACCGCCTTGCCCTCGCCGTAACGTTCGAAGATGTCCTCGGCCCGCTCCACGTAGTGGCGCTTGAACAGCCTGGAATCGGGCCGGGCGAACAGAGGCGCTCCGACCCGCCGCCCCAGCACGTATCCCAGCTGCGCACCGGCGAGTGCTCCTACGGCCGCGCAGACGACCAGCAGCACGATGTTCGGGTGGGGGTGGTGGCCGTGGGTATCGGCCGCCCAGAGCCCGGCCGTGATTAGCAGGGTGTCGCCGGGCAGGACTATGCCGAGGAGGATTCCGGTCTCGGCGAAAAGCACCAGCAGCACACCGAACGGCAGCGCAGTGCCGAACCAGTTGAGGATTGTCGACGCACCCACGACCGACGAGGCTACCGGGTAGGGGGCCCGATGCCCCCTCGGGCCTTGAAATCACCATCGCCCGCGTCTCGCTGTACCTTGTCCGCCGAGCGGCGGCCACGCGGTCCGCCCTGTCTTTCTATATGCCACCCTCATTGCGACCATGCCAAAACCGCTAGTCATCGTCGAGTCGCCGGCCAAGGCCAAGACGATCGCGGGCTTCCTCGGCTCCGACTACCACGTCGAGTCTTCCATCGGGCACATACGCGATCTCCCGCGCAACGCCGCGGACGTGCCGCCGGCGTTCAAGGGCGAGCCGTGGGCCCGGCTGGGGGTAGACGTCGACAACGACTTCAAGCCTCTTTATGTCGTTTCCCGCGACAAGAAGGACCAGGTCAGGAAGCTCAAGTCCGTGTTGAAGGACGCCAGCGAGCTCTACCTCGCGACCGATGAGGACCGCGAGGGCGAGTCGATCGCCTGGCATCTCCTCGAGGTGCTGGCGCCGCGCGTCCCGGTGAAGCGGATGGTTTTCCACGAGATCACTCGAGCGGCCATCGAGCGCTCCGTCCGGGAGTGGCGCGAGCTCGACCGGCGCCTCGTCGACGCGCAGGAGACGAGGCGCATTCTCGACCGCCTCTACGGCTACGAGGTCAGCCCCGTCCTCTGGAAGAAGGTCGGGCCGGCCCTCTCCGCAGGGCGGGTGCAGTCGGTCGCGACCCGCCTGATCGTCGAGCGCGAGCGGGCGCGCATGCGATTCACTGCAGCCGACTACTGGGACCTCAGCGGAGTCTTCTCCGGCCAGGACGGAGCCTCCGACAACACGCCATTCCCTGCGGGCCTCGCGACCCTCGACGGCCGCCGGCTCGTCACCGGCAGGGACTTCGGCGAGGACGGCAGGGTCACCCGCGACGACGCCGTCCGCCTCGACGAACAATCGGCGCGCGACCTCGCCGGCCGCCTCGCCGACGCGCAGTTCACCGTGCGCTCTGTCGAGGAGAAGCCCTGGAGGCGAAGCCCCCACCCGCCGTTCATGACCTCCACGTTGCAGCAGGAGGCCGGCCGCAAGCTTCGCTTTTCCGCAGCGAGGACGATGCGCGTGGCGCAGGACCTGTACGAGTCCGGTCACATCACCTACATGCGAACCGACTCGACCACCTTGTCCGCTGAGGCCCTGCAGGCGGCTCGCGCGCAGGCCAAATCACTCTTCGGTGACGAGTACGTGCCGGCACAGCCCCGCCGTTACAACAAGAAGGTCAAGAACGCGCAGGAGGCGCACGAGGCGATCCGCCCCGCCGGCGACCGCTGGAGGACCCCGGAGCAGACCGGCCTCCGCGGCGACCAGCTGCGCCTGTACGAGTTGATCTGGATGCGGACCGTTGCGTCGCAGATGGCGGACGCGGTAGGCCAGAGCGTCTCGGCGCGGTTGGGGGCGACGTCGTCACAAGGGGCCGGCAGCGGCTCCCTGCCGGCCGGCCCGATCGACGCCGAGTTCGCGGCAAGCGGGCGCGTCATCACGTTCCCCGGCTTCCTGCGTGCCTACGTGGAAGGGGCGGACGACCCGGACGCGGAGCTGGAGGACCGTGAAGTCAGGCTTCCGCCGCTGTCGGTCGGTGACCGGCTCTCGGTCGTGTCGCTCGACGCGGAAGGGCACACCACGCAGCCTCCCGCGCGCTACACCGAGGCGTCGCTCGTGAAGGCGATGGAAGAGATGGGGGTGGGCCGTCCCTCCACCTACGCGAGCATTCTCGACACGATCCAGGGCCGTGGGTACGTGTGGAAGAAGGGCTCCGCGTTGGTGCCTTCGTGGATTGCCTTCGCTGTCGTCGGGCTGCTGGAGCGGCACTTCGCGAAACTGGTCGACTACGGGTTCACGGCGTCGATGGAAGACGACCTAGACGAGATAGCGCGCGGTGATGAAGAGTCGGTGCCATGGCTCACGCGCTTCTACTTCGGGAATGGACAGCTCGGCCTCAAGGAGCTCGTGTCGCACAATCTCGGAGAGATCGATGCCCGCGAGGTGAACTCGATCCCGATCGGAGGGGCGGAGTCGGGGATCGTGGTCAGGGTGGGTCGATACGGGCCGTACGTGCAGCGGGGCGAGGAAGAGCGGGCGTCCCTTCCTGACGATCTCGCACCCGACGAGCTGACAGTGGAGCGCGCGGTCGAGCTGCTCGAGGCCGGATCGTCGGACAGGGTCGTAGGGGAGGATCCGGAATCGGGCTTGCCGGTGGTAGTGAAGGCCGGTCGTTTCGGGCCGTACGTGCAGGTCGGTGAGAGCAGGGACGGTGACGGGAGCAAGCCCAGAACGGCGTCTTTGTTCCGAAGCATGGACCCCGCGACCGTCACGCTGGACGACGCGCTGCGGCTGTTGACCCTGCCGCGAACCGTCGGGGTCGACCCGGCGGATGGCGAAGAGATCGTCGCGAGCAACGGCCGCTACGGTCCCTATCTCAAGAAGGGAAGCGACACGAGGTCCCTCGAATCCGAGGACCAGCTTCTGGCCGTCACGCTGGAAGAGGCGCTCGCCGTGTTCGCGCAACCGAAGCAGCGGCGCGGCAGGGGTGCCGCCGCGCCACCCTTGCGTGAGATGGGAACGGATCCGGTGAGCGGAGGCGCGATCGTGTTGAAGGAAGGGCGCTTCGGGCCTTACGTGACCGACGGGACCACCAACGCGTCGCTGCGAAAGGGTGACACGGTCGAAGCCATCACCCCCGAGCGCGCGGTCGAGCTGCTGGCGGAACGGCGTGACGCGCCGCCGAGGCCGGGCCGTGCCCGGGGTACCAAGAAAGCCGCTACCAGGAAGGCAGCTGCGAAGACGGCGACCACCAAGAAGGCCGGTGCGAAGACGGCGACCACCAAGAAGGCCACCACCAAGAAGGCGGCCTCGAGGAAGCGGAGCGGGTAGCTGAGCCGCCCACCTCGGGGACGGTTCATCGTGTTCGAGGGCGCGGACGCGACCGGGAAGTCCACCCAGGCGTCGCTGCTCGCGGATCGCCTCGGCGCACTCCTCACGAGAGAGCCCGGTGGGACGCCGCTCGGCGAGCGGGTCCGCGCCCTGTTGCTCGACGAGGCGTCTCCCGCCGTCAACGACCGAGCCGAGGTGATGCTCATGCTCGCCGCTCGCGCCCAGCACGTCGCCGACGTGATCGAACCTGCTCTCTCGGCGGGGCGTGACGTGGTCTGCGACCGTTTCTCCGGGAGCACCGTCGCATACCAGGGATACGGCCGGGGGCTGGACCCGACCGAGCTGCAGCGCCTCTCGGCGTGGGCAGAGGCGGGCGTTGAGCCCGACCTGACCGTGCTGCTCCAGCTGGACGGGGCCGTCGCGGAGTCACGAAGAGTGGACCGCGGGGCTGCCGACCGCATAGAGGGACAGGGGAAAGACTTCGCGTCGCGTGTGGCGGACGGATTTGCAGCGCAGGCGGTCGCGGACCCGGGCCGTTGGAGGGTGGTCGACGCAGCAGGCAGCATCGACGAGGTTGCCGAGAAGGTGTGGAAGGCGGTCTGCGGTGGTTAGCGCGACCGGATCAGCCTTGTTCGATCGGGTCGTCGGCCAGGAACGCGCGATCGCGACCCTGAACGCAGCTGTTGCCCGCCCGGTACACGCGTACCTGTTCGTGGGCCCGGCCGGGACCGGAAAGGCCGCCGCCGCTGTCGGTTTCGCGGCGGCGCTGCTCTGCCCCAACGATCCGCCCGACGGCACGTGCGACTCCTGCCGCAGGATCCTCAGTGGCCTCCATCCCGATGTCGTCCAAGTGGAACGAGAGGGAGCATCCATCAGCATCGACGCCGCCCGCGAGGTCACACGCATCGCGGCCACCAGTCCGGTGGAGGGGGAGCGCAAGGTCATCATCCTCCACGACTTCCACCTGGTCAAAGAGTCGGGGCCAGCCTTGCTGAAGACGATCGAAGAGCCGCCGCCAACGAGTTTCTTCGTCATTCTCGCCGAGCACCTCCCGCCCGAACTGGTGACGATCGCCAGTCGTTGCGTACGGATCGAGTTCGCCGCGCTGAGTGAAGTTCGCATCGCGGAGCAGCTGGAGAGCGAAGGGGCGGACCCGCTTCGCGCGTCACACCTCGCTCAAGCGTCCGGTGGCCGGCTCGACCGCGCCCGCCTGCTCGCGGCCGACGAGATGTTCGAGGATCGACGAGAAGCCTGGCGGGCAGTGCCTTCGCGCCTGGACGGAACCGGGGCTACAGCCGCCGCGATCGCCGACGAGCTCATGGCCTTGCTCGACTCGAGTGTCGCACCTCTGTCGGCTCGCCACGCGACCGAGCGGGCAGCGCTCGAGGAACGCAACGCGCGCGCTGCGGAAGTTTCGGGCGGCGGGAAGTCGAAGGGCCGGGCAGCCAAGGCGACCCTCTCCGCCGGTGTCAAGGAGCTCGAGGAGCGTCAACGCCGCGAGGTCCGCCGGCAGCGCACGGACGAGCTGCGCGCCGGGCTGGCGTCCCTCGCCGCCGCGTACCGGGACCGCATCGGAGGCTCCAACCCAGCCGATCCGCATCGAGGGCCCACCGGGATCTCCAAAACACTCGACTCCGTCACACTCGTCGATCGGCTGTCCAGCGATCTGCAGTACAACCCGGGCGAGTTGCTCGCGCTGCAGGCTCTGCTCGTCAAGCTCGGGCGGATCGCCCTCCGGGGTTGACGACACCGGTCTCGTAGGCGATCACCACCAGCTGTGCGCGATCGCGCGCTCCGAGCTTGCTGAGGATCCGGCTCACGTGCGTCTTGGCGGTCAGCGGGCTCATGTACAGCGCCTTGGCGATCTCCTCGTTCGAGAGCCCGGTCGCCACGAGGACCAGCACCTCGCGCTCGCGCTCCGTGAGCCGTTCGAGATCGACGGCGGCCGAACCGGCCGGCCGTCCGCCGTCGACGCCGGGAGTGTTGAGAACCTCCTCGATCAGTCGCCGGGTGACGCTGGGGGCAAGCAGCGCGTCTCCGCCGGCGACCACACGGATGCCGGCGAGGAGGTCGGCCGGGTCCGTGTCCTTGAGCAGGAACCCGCTCGCCCCGGCCCGCAACGCTTGGAAGACGTAGTCGTCCGTCTCGAAGGTCGTAAGTATTACGACACGAGTCGATGCGAGGCCCGGGTCGCAGCAGATGAGCCGCGTCGCTTCGAGCCCGTCAACCTGGGGCATGCGAATGTCCATCAGGACGAGGTCCGGGCTGAGCCGACGTGCCGCCTCGTAAGCCTCGCGACCGTCGCCGGCTTCGCCGACAACGTCGAGATCGGGATCGGATCCGATGAGTACCTTGAACCCGGCGCGTACCAACGCCTGGTCGTCGGCCAGCAGGACCCTGATCACGCGTGCTCCCCCGGGACGGCCACCGCCGCCGGGACCTCCAGAACGGCCCTCACCCGCCAACCGCCGTCTGGGCGCGGGCCGGCTTCGAGTGTTCCCCCGAACGCGCCCGCGCGCTCGCGCATCCCGGCGATCCCGGCGCCGGCGCCCGTGCCGGCAGTTGCCGCGGGCATGTCGACGGGCGCTGCCGCGATGCCAGCCCCGCCTGGGCCGACAAGGACCCGCTGACCGTCGTCGTCGACTTCGAGGATCAACCTGCCGGGTTGGAAGGAAACCGTCACCGAGGCGCTGGCCCCCGGCCCAGCATGGCGCAACACGTTGGTAAGGGACTCCTGCACGATTCGATAGGCGGCGAGCTCGAGTCCCTCCGGAAGACCTCCCGGCGGATCGCCATCGAGCCTCAGGGTGGTTGCCACCCCCGCCTGCGTGGTGGCGTCCACCAGGGCCGGTAGCTGCCCGAGGCGCGGGGCCGGAGCGGTGCCGTCGCCGAAATCGGCTTGGCGGAGCACGTTCAGGATCGCCCGGAGCTCGCGCAGTCCCTCGCGGCTCGCGTCCTTGATGGCCGCGAGAGCTTCTGCTGCCTGGCCGGGCTTGTCGTCGAGTACATGGGCTGCGACACCGGCCTGGATGTTGATCATCGACATGGTGTGGGCGACCACGTCGTGGAGCTCGCGCGCTATACGCATCCGCTCGGCGTCGACCCGCCGACGAGCCTCTTCTTCGCGATCACGTTCGGCCCTCTCCGCCCGCTCCTTCATGGCCACGAACACCTGCCGGCGGGCGTTGACGGCTATGCCCACGGCTATGGACGCCACCACGCACACGACCATCACGGAGTTGGTTCCTCCGAGCCATCCGAACGGGCCGCCCAACCCGGTTGCGACGAAGATCATGGCAGCCGCTACCGCTCCGCCCGTGAAAGCCGTCGAGCGCGATTCGACAGTCGCAACCGTGTACAAGGCCACGTAAACCTCGAGCAGGGCGGCCCCCGGCACGTAACCCGCTGCGGCGTAGGCCGTCACCAGACCGACCGTCACAGCGAGCGTGGGCACCGGCCTCACCCGGCGCCAGATCAACGCCAAGCCCGCGAGCACCACGAGCGCGTACGCGAAGTTCGGCTGGTGGGCGTCGATGAAGCGCAGCTCCGCGCTCGTCACATGGACCCTCGGACGGGACTCGGCGACCGAACCCGCTGCCGCGATCAGCGTGACCGCGATCGCCGCCAGCACGTCGAACGCCCATGCCCGTGTCCAGCGCTCGGCCCACGCCATGGGCTGAAGGCTAACCCTCCTACCCCGCGGCATCATCGCCCCCAGGTAGTCCCCTGCTGTACAGCGCTGGTAGTACGCGGCCGCTCCGATCCTCTCCAGGTTGGAGGCGAAGAACCGACTCCTGGGCCAGCCGCCCGTGGTCTGCTTGGACGCGCCTGGTGCTACGCAACCGCAACGCGTTCGCCGTGATCGGCGGGGCGATCCTCGTGGCGCTCATCCTGCCTGTCTTCGCTCTCAACCTCGGCGAGCCGAAGACCTCAGCGCTCGCACAAAGCGGTGAAGCGCATGCAGCGCTCACGACACTGCAGTCGGGTGGCGTGCCGTCAGGGATCATCGAACCGATGGAGGTGCTGGTCTCCGACACCAGCGCGCAGTCCGTCGCCGCACGCCTCGCGAAGGTCCCCGGCGTCTACACGGCAGCGGTCTCCGACGCTCCGTCTTTCCACCGCGCAGGGACCACACTCGTCGAGGTTCTCGCGTCGGCGGAGCCGAGCAGCGCCTCGGGCGGTTCGACGATCGCTGTGGTCCGGTCCGTCGCTTCGCACCTGACGGGTGTCGAAGGTGTCGGCGGGTCGGGTCCGGGCCAAGTTGATTTCGTCCACGCTGTCTACGGGTCGTTCCCTCTCATGCTGACCCTGATCGGCCTGGCAACGCTCCTCCTTCTTACGAGAGCCTTCCGTTCCGTGGTCCTCGCCGCGAAAGCTGTGCTGTTCAACGTGCTCTCGGTTGCGGCCGCTTACGGGATCATGGTGGTCGTCTGGCAGGAAGGCCATGGAAGCCAGGCGCTGTGGTCCATCCCCGCCACGGGGTCCATCACGGTGTGGGTGCCGATCATGGTGTTCGCGTTCCTTTTCGGTCTGTCGATGGACTACGAGGTGTTCATCCTCGACCGCATCCGCGAGGAGTATGACCGTACGGGATCCACCGATGGAGCGGTCGTGACAGGCATAGGGCGGACAGGTCGGCTGGTGACGAGTGCGGCGCTCATCCTGTTCCTCGGCTTCCTTTCGATGTCCACCGCGGGCATGACGGACCTCAAGGTCATGGCCACGGGTCTCGGCGCCGGCATCCTGCTCGACGCGGTCGTGGTGAGATCGCTCCTCGTGCCGGCTCTCGTCGGTGTACTGGGGGACTGGAACTGGTACCTCCCGCCTTGGATGGCGCGGGCACTGTTCATCAAGTCCCCGCCTACCCCCGACATGGCGATCCCCGGCCGGGACCACGTCCTGGTAGGCGCCGGCGAAGCTAGGGAGAAGTGACTGCTCCTTCGCTCTCCGCCAGTTGGTCCGGATTAGGACGGTTGCTCCCCGCGTGTCTGTCCGGTTTGGGGCAGGGTTGATGAAGCGTTGCGGGGACTATTGGTCCAAGCGCCGAATATGTCAGTGACACCACACCCCGGCGGGAGGTTCGGGGAAGGAGGTCACGGTGTTCGATCCAGCAAAGTTCATACCGGCCAAAGACAAGGTGTGCGAGAAGACGGCTTACCCGTCCCCGTACGAACTCGCCTGGCAGGAGTCGCATTCGGGCAAGGGCCTGTCCGACGCGATCGAAGCGGTCAAGAGCACCCTCGGCGTGACATACGACATGGCATCGTCGCTGGTCTGGGCGGAGATCACTGCACAGTCGCCCCGCGTCCCATCCTGACGGGGCTCACGGCGGGCGGGGGGGTTGGGCGTCGGCGGAAGGGGCACTCTGCCGGCGCCTGACCAATCATGGAGATACCCGTTGACCGACAGCGGGTATCTCCATTGAATCTTTGAGCGACCTCGCGCGATTAGCTCCCCACGCCGGCGCGTGCCGACTGGATCGCCCGCCACACCCGCTCAGGTGTGCACGGCATGTCGATGTGCTTGATGCCGAGATACGAGACGGCGTCGACCACGGCGTTGTGCACGGCGGGCGTCGACCCGATCGTGCCCGATTCCCCGATTCCCTTCGCGCCCAAGGGGTTGCGGGGGCTGTCGGTTTCGGTGTTCGACACCTCGAAGCTGCACAACTCGCTCGCCGCGGGCATCAGGTAGTCCATCAGGTTCGAGGTCAGCGGGTTGCCGTTGGCGTCGTACTGCATCCACTCGAAGAGCACCTGGGCCGCGCCCTGTGCTATTCCTCCATGCTGCTGGCCCTTCACGAGAAGGGGGTTGAGGATCCGGCCGCAGTCGTCGACGGCGATGTGCCTGAGCATGGTCACCTTGCCGGTCTCGGTGTCGACCTCGACTACCGAGACGTGCGCTCCGAACGGGAAGGTGGAGTTTCCGCCGTCGAAGTCACCCTCGTGGCGCAGAGGCCCGGGCTCTAGACCTTCGGGCAGCTTCGAAGCGTCCTTGGACGCCGCCGCGAGGTCCGCCCACGAGACGGTCCTGCCCGGCACGCCTGCGACGTGGAGGCCTCCGTCGCCGGTCACGATGTCGTCCGCGCTGGCCTCGAGCGTGTGGGCCGCGATCTGCTTGGCGCGCGAGAGCACCTCCTTCGACGAAGCGAAGATGGCATTGCCAGCCGTCTGCAGCGAACGGGACCCCATCGTTCCCGACCCCCTCGGCACCGCCGCCGTGTCGGAGTTGACGAACCTGATCTTGTCCATGGGTATGCCAAGCACTTCGCTCGCCACCATCGCGAAGGCGGTGTGGTGCCCCTGCCCGTGAGCACTGGTACCGGCGGAGATGGTCGCGGTGCCGTCGTCGTTGATCTCAGCGGAGCCATACTCGGTGTGCAATCCGAGTGGCGCAGTCACCTCGACGTACGTCGAGACACCGATTCCAAGCTGCAGGCGGTCGCCGTTCTTCCGTCGACGTTCCTGTTCGGCACGGAGCTCGTCGTAACCGGAGGCCGCCAGTGCCGCGTCGAGCGCCTTGGCGTACTCGCCAGAGTCGTACGCGCCCCCGGTCACCGTCGTTACGGGGAAAGCCTCAGGTGGGATGAAGTTGCGCCGGCGTAGCTCCGCCGGGTCTATCCCCATCTGGTCGGCGGCGACGTCGATCACCCGCTCGATCAGCTGGGTGGCCTCGGGCCGGCCCGCGCCGCGGTACGCGCCGACGGGGGTCGTGTTGGTCACCACGCTGGTCGCGTTGAACCTGACCTTCGGGATGTCGTAGACGCCGACCGACATCATTTGGGTGAGCATCGGTAGCACGGCGCCGATGGCGGGGTACGCGCCGCCCGAAGCGACGACGTTGGCGTCGAGGCCGACGATCTTGCCGTCCCCACTTAGGCCGAGCTTGGCGTTCATCGTGAAGTCACGTCCGTGGACGAGGGTGACCATGTCCTCCGAACGGGTCTCGATCCACTTGACCGGCTTGCCGAGGCGCATGGCGGCCGCGGCGGCCACGAGGTACTCGACGTAAACAGCGGCTTTCGGTCCGAAGCCGCCACCCACCCATGGGCACACCACCCGCACGATGCTCGGATCGAGCCCGAGGAATCCGGCGATGACCGGCTGAACCGAGTGCGGCGCCTGGTGGGAGATCCAGCAGGTGATGCCGCCGGCGGGCTCGCCCGGGACCATCAGGCAACCGTTCGGCTCCATCGGGACTCCAGCCAGGCGCTGGCTGACCATCTCCACCTCGGCGACGACGTCGGCGCCCTCCAGCGGGTCCTCCTCGCCGAAGTTGGTGGCGAAGCACACGTTGCTCCCGTTCTCCGGGAAGAGAAGCGGCGCGTCTGCCGCAAGAGCGTCCTGCTGCGATACGACGGCGCGCAGAGGCTCTATGTCGACCACGACGGCCTCGGCAGCGTCGACAGCGTGAGCCGCCGTGTCCGCCACGATCGCCGCTACGACGTCACCCACGAACCGCACCCTGTCCTTCGCGAACACAGGCCGGTTGAAAGTCTCGGGCATGAGCGGGAACCCCTGGAACGACGGGAGCCCGAGGTCGTCCCCGCCGGCGTGGTAGACCGCGATCACCCCGGGCATGCCCTCGGCTTCGCTCACGTCGACGCTACGCAGCTCGCCGTGAGCCACGTTCGAGCGCACGAAATGAATTTGCGCCGAGGAGGCGCCGGCCTCGAGATCGTCGACGTACTTTCCCGCCCCCGTCAGCAGCGTCGGATCCTCCAACCGAACGACGGAGTTCCCGAGGATCGATCCTGATTCGGCCATGCTCTCCCCCTGGTAGGTGTGGCTGGGTGTGGCGACTCTACAGCCGCACCCAAACTCTGTGCTCCCGGTGCTCTCCGCCGGCCGCCCTCATAGTCGGTTGCTAGCCTGCTCCCGGCAGGTCTTGAGGTCGCCCGAGTAGCTCAGCCGGCAGAGCAACGCACTCGTAATGCGTAGGTCAGGGGTTCGATTCCCCTCTCGGGCTCTCCGAAACCCTTTCGGCAAAAGGGTTTCTTGCCCCTCCGTCTGCTTCGTCGTGTAGGATCTTCTGGAAACCCAACAGAAAACCCAACAACCGGGTTGGGTCAGCGGGGGAGGAGTGCCGTGGCCGGCAGTCTGCGACAAGTTGCGGGTAAGCCCGACACATGGGAATTGCGCGTGTACCTCGGTCGTGATTCGAACGGCAGGATCCGCCACAAGCACTCCCGATTTCACGGGTCGCGTCGCGCTGCCGAGCGAGAGCTGGCCCGCCTCGTGGCCGAGCAGGAGGTCGAACCTCAAATCGTGAGCGAGGAGCCGAAGTCGTGGGGACTGTCGACCACCGTCAACGATGCCATCACGGCTTGGAGCGAGAATGGCTGGGAGGATCTGTCGCCCAAGACAGCTCGGAGATACCAGGATGTCTGGGACAACCACATTCGGTCTTCTGTGGGCCGCCGAAGGATCGCCTCGCTTGGTCCATACGAAGTCGAGAGCTTCTTCCGGCAACTGAAGCGGGATGGATTATCGGAGGGCAGCGTGCGAATGGTCCGAGCTGTCCTTCACCGAGCGTGTCGACTGGCACGTCGATGGAGTGGCAATGTCCTCCCGAATCCCATTTCGGATGCGGAGCTTCCCAGCTGGACCCTCGATGAGCAAAGTACCCCCGTTCGTGCGCCCACCCTCGCGGAAGTAAGGAAGCTGCTAGCCGCATCCGACAACGAGGAGATCAGGGTCGCGGTGTTCTTTCGGCTTCTTGCCGCGACCGGGATCAGGCGGGGCGAGGCCTGTGCGCTGAGATGGTCTGACCTGGATCAGCCCGGCTCGGCCATTCGCGTCGATGAGTCGATCGTGGCGGGCAAGGGCGGCGCCGTAGTCAAAGGGCCCAAGACAAGGGCGAGCATCCGCAGCGTCGCGTGTGATACTCGAACCTTGGACGGGCTCAGGGAGCTTCGGATCGAGCAGGAGCGTCTGGCTTCGTCGTGCGGTGAGACACTCCCCAGCGATGGATTTGTGTTCTCGTTCGAACCTGGCGGGCGGACACCCCCATACCCGGACTCCTTCAGTCATGCGATGAGCCGCATTCGAAGGAAGGCCGGGGTTCCGTCGGATGTGCACCTGCATTCGCTTCGTCACTTTCACGCGACGGCGCTGGATGCCGTCATAAGCGAGGCGCAGAAGCAGGCGAGGCTTGGCTGGTCGACAGTCCACATGGCTCGCCACTACACCGGTGGGGTGCCCGAGGAGGATCGACGCGCTGCAGAGCATGTCGGAGAACTGCTCGGCCGGCAGGCTGATGAGAAGCCGCCGAAGGGACGCCGATCATAGGCCTGAAGCGGCGGTGGCTGGTCGATGCTTCTGAGTCTGGTTTGCGGTGGGACATCAGCTCGCCTCACTTCGCGACTTGCGGTGCTGCTCCGCTGGCCGGAGGCGGTTCGCCGTCTAGAAGCCGTTGCACTGCCGCTCGCGCAATCCGTAGACGCCCATTGATCCTGAAGACCGGTAGGGGCAGATCACCACGCTCGATGGAGCGGTAGATCGAGGATCGGTTGGTACCGAGCAGGATTGCGACCTCGTCGACGCTCAGGAGGGGCTTGCTGATGCGTTCATGTTTGGTCATGCTCGGACTCCCTTCCGACAGCGGGTTGAGCGATGAGCGAACTCTCGTGATCGTCATCGGTTGCTTGTCGCCCGTTGGATGATTTGCCTGAACGCCTCGACAACCGAATTCCACCAGTCGGCTCCGAGCGGTTTGGGCGGGGCGGGGCGGGGCGGGTAGAGGGTGATGATTCGTGGCGCCCAGGTGGTGTGCGCGAGGTAGGCGCACCCGGCCGGCAACGCGTTGATCTGCTCGGGGGGTATGCGTGGGCGTTGTTGTACGTGT carries:
- the topA gene encoding type I DNA topoisomerase, which produces MPKPLVIVESPAKAKTIAGFLGSDYHVESSIGHIRDLPRNAADVPPAFKGEPWARLGVDVDNDFKPLYVVSRDKKDQVRKLKSVLKDASELYLATDEDREGESIAWHLLEVLAPRVPVKRMVFHEITRAAIERSVREWRELDRRLVDAQETRRILDRLYGYEVSPVLWKKVGPALSAGRVQSVATRLIVERERARMRFTAADYWDLSGVFSGQDGASDNTPFPAGLATLDGRRLVTGRDFGEDGRVTRDDAVRLDEQSARDLAGRLADAQFTVRSVEEKPWRRSPHPPFMTSTLQQEAGRKLRFSAARTMRVAQDLYESGHITYMRTDSTTLSAEALQAARAQAKSLFGDEYVPAQPRRYNKKVKNAQEAHEAIRPAGDRWRTPEQTGLRGDQLRLYELIWMRTVASQMADAVGQSVSARLGATSSQGAGSGSLPAGPIDAEFAASGRVITFPGFLRAYVEGADDPDAELEDREVRLPPLSVGDRLSVVSLDAEGHTTQPPARYTEASLVKAMEEMGVGRPSTYASILDTIQGRGYVWKKGSALVPSWIAFAVVGLLERHFAKLVDYGFTASMEDDLDEIARGDEESVPWLTRFYFGNGQLGLKELVSHNLGEIDAREVNSIPIGGAESGIVVRVGRYGPYVQRGEEERASLPDDLAPDELTVERAVELLEAGSSDRVVGEDPESGLPVVVKAGRFGPYVQVGESRDGDGSKPRTASLFRSMDPATVTLDDALRLLTLPRTVGVDPADGEEIVASNGRYGPYLKKGSDTRSLESEDQLLAVTLEEALAVFAQPKQRRGRGAAAPPLREMGTDPVSGGAIVLKEGRFGPYVTDGTTNASLRKGDTVEAITPERAVELLAERRDAPPRPGRARGTKKAATRKAAAKTATTKKAGAKTATTKKATTKKAASRKRSG
- a CDS encoding DedA family protein, which gives rise to MGASTILNWFGTALPFGVLLVLFAETGILLGIVLPGDTLLITAGLWAADTHGHHPHPNIVLLVVCAAVGALAGAQLGYVLGRRVGAPLFARPDSRLFKRHYVERAEDIFERYGEGKAVVLARFVPGVRTLMNPLAGILEMPARRFTFWQVTGGLVWTVGVTLAAYGVGQSVHNLDHYLIPIAVAVAVISVIPVVIELRRSSRTRAGAPAQPAETESV
- a CDS encoding response regulator transcription factor, whose protein sequence is MIRVLLADDQALVRAGFKVLIGSDPDLDVVGEAGDGREAYEAARRLSPDLVLMDIRMPQVDGLEATRLICCDPGLASTRVVILTTFETDDYVFQALRAGASGFLLKDTDPADLLAGIRVVAGGDALLAPSVTRRLIEEVLNTPGVDGGRPAGSAAVDLERLTEREREVLVLVATGLSNEEIAKALYMSPLTAKTHVSRILSKLGARDRAQLVVIAYETGVVNPGGRSARA
- a CDS encoding histidine kinase, with translation MAWAERWTRAWAFDVLAAIAVTLIAAAGSVAESRPRVHVTSAELRFIDAHQPNFAYALVVLAGLALIWRRVRPVPTLAVTVGLVTAYAAAGYVPGAALLEVYVALYTVATVESRSTAFTGGAVAAAMIFVATGLGGPFGWLGGTNSVMVVCVVASIAVGIAVNARRQVFVAMKERAERAERDREEEARRRVDAERMRIARELHDVVAHTMSMINIQAGVAAHVLDDKPGQAAEALAAIKDASREGLRELRAILNVLRQADFGDGTAPAPRLGQLPALVDATTQAGVATTLRLDGDPPGGLPEGLELAAYRIVQESLTNVLRHAGPGASASVTVSFQPGRLILEVDDDGQRVLVGPGGAGIAAAPVDMPAATAGTGAGAGIAGMRERAGAFGGTLEAGPRPDGGWRVRAVLEVPAAVAVPGEHA
- the tmk gene encoding dTMP kinase, whose amino-acid sequence is MFEGADATGKSTQASLLADRLGALLTREPGGTPLGERVRALLLDEASPAVNDRAEVMLMLAARAQHVADVIEPALSAGRDVVCDRFSGSTVAYQGYGRGLDPTELQRLSAWAEAGVEPDLTVLLQLDGAVAESRRVDRGAADRIEGQGKDFASRVADGFAAQAVADPGRWRVVDAAGSIDEVAEKVWKAVCGG